Within Methanofastidiosum sp., the genomic segment AAGTAGCGTACATGGATAGGGAAAAAAAGGTCAAAATGGGGTGAATAATTGACAACATTATTAAACAAATATTTTAAGGTGTGATTGTTTTCTAGGTTTCTAATTAATTATTATGCTGATATTTAATATGTGGTATAATGAAGAAATATCTCCTGCTCGTGTAAAAGAGGTCATTATTGTTGACATTGTTCACGGTCACAGAATCAGTCTGAATTAACATCCTTATTTATTATCTTTGCCTTAGATACTAGAATCCCATATAAGAAGATGTATGAAAAATGGGTTAATTTTAATATTCTTACTTTTAGTTGGACCAGATGAGGATATTATTAAAAAGCCCGAAGGTAGAATAGTAATTGGATTTTCTCAGTGTACCATGGTTGATGCCTGGAGGCAGGAAATGGTGGAGGAGATGAAGCGAGAGATAATCTTTCACAGGGATTTCGATATTGACCTTATCATAAAAGATGCAAATGATAACAATTCAAAGCAAATAGAGGATATTCGTGATTTAATCAACAGAAAGATTGATATATTGATTGTTTCACCAAACGAGGCAGATCAACTTACTCCGGTTGTAGAAGAAGTATTTAATAAAGGAATTCCTGTAATTGTAATTGACAGAAAAATAAATTCATCTCAGTATTCTGCTTTTATTGGAGCCGATAATTTATCAATTGGTAGGGAAGCAGGATATTTTGCTAGTGAATTGTTACATGGGAAAGGAAAGATCCTCGAGATTGCTGGGCTCAAAGGATCTACCCCTGCTATAGAAAGGTCAAAAGGCTTTCATGAAATAATTAACAATAATCCTGGAATTACTATCGTCAAGACTATCGAAGGCTCATGGCTTGAGGAAAAGACACTAAGAATTACAGATAGTCTTTTTCGCATTTATAGGGATTTTGACCTTATATTCGCGCACAATGATTTTATGGCAAGTGCTGCTTCAAAATCAGCTATTAAATATAATATCAAGCCATACATTATTGGTGTTGATGGGATGAATGTCTCAGATGGGGGTGTAGACATGGTCATTAAAGGATTAATTGATGGTACTATTTTTTATCCCACTGGCGGCGAAAAGGCTATCCAAATTGCAATTGCGATCCTTACGAAGGAGAAATTTGAAAAAAACAATACGCTGAATACCTTTCGAATTGATAAAAGTAATGCAAGGACTATTTGGCTACAAGGCCAACAAATACAGGACCAGCTAAGCAAAATTGACAAACTCAACGATCATATAAATAATATGTCGTCATTGTTGACCAGAAGAAATACATTACTTCTCCTTGGTCTTACACTAATTATCCTTCTTATTGCTGGCGTAATAGCGATTTTCATTTCTCTAAGGAATAAAAATAGAATGAACAAACTACTGGATGAAAAAAACAAGACTATTAACAATCAAAACAAAATAATAACAAAACAGAGAGACGATTCAATAAATTTACTTATTGTCGCTGAAGAGGCTAAAGAAAATAAACTCCGATTGTTTACTGATCTTTCACATGAATTCAGAACTATTGTAACACTAATAACTAATCCAGTAAATGAGCTTCTTAGAACAGTTAACGATGAATCAACAAAGAGTAAACTCAGGGTTCTGCAAAGAAGTTCTGAAAGATTGGCTCGTCTTACTGACGGGATATTAAAGTTCAGAAATATTGATGAAAATAAATATCATTTAGTATTCATAAAAGGAAACTTGTCAGAATTTCTTGAAAATATCATTGAAGCTTTTGAGGAACAAGCTAAAGAAAAAAATATCAGAATTATTTCTAATATAACAAAGAATATTTATGCGGAATATGATGCAGGTGTTCTTGAAAAAGTAATGTATAATTTGCTCTCAAATGCTATTAAATACAATAGATATGAAGGTTCAGTCTCCATTTCAATGAGATCGGAGAGTTTCAATATTTTGATTGATATTTCTGATACAGGCATTGGAATTTCGAGCAATGATCTACCCTTTATTTTTAATAGGTTTTATAAGACTATTAATAACAACACTAGTAATGATAAAATTGGAATTGGGTTAGCCCTAACTAAAGAATTATTGCAACTTCATGGGGGCAAGATTACTGTTAACAGCGTTGAGAATAAAGGAACGACTTTTAGTATAGTATTACCACAATTTCATCAGACTACAGACAATTTTAACAAAGCTGAAAGTACAACTCAGGCTCATTACGATGCAAAGAGTAGACCTGACCCAGGTTTAAAAAAAAGCGTGCTTATTGTAGAAGATAATCCTGATGTATTGATTGTTCTCGCTGATATAATCAGTAAGTATTATGGCGTAATCACTGCTAGAAATGGGAGAGAAGGATTAGATATTACATTAAAAAAATCACCTGATTTAATAGTAAGTGACATCTTAATGCCAGTAATGGACGGTATGCAGATGTGCATAGAAATTAAAAAACATTTGGCGACCTGTCATATACCCATAATATTGCTTACTGCAATAGATTCTCAAGAAAACATAATTAAAGGCTTCGAAATTGGAGCAGATGCTTATATTACAAAACCATTTAATGAGTCTCTATTATTATCCAATATTAAAAATCTAATTGAGAGCAGAGAAAATTTAAAAAAATTCTTTTGTCCTTC encodes:
- a CDS encoding substrate-binding domain-containing protein, which codes for MKNGLILIFLLLVGPDEDIIKKPEGRIVIGFSQCTMVDAWRQEMVEEMKREIIFHRDFDIDLIIKDANDNNSKQIEDIRDLINRKIDILIVSPNEADQLTPVVEEVFNKGIPVIVIDRKINSSQYSAFIGADNLSIGREAGYFASELLHGKGKILEIAGLKGSTPAIERSKGFHEIINNNPGITIVKTIEGSWLEEKTLRITDSLFRIYRDFDLIFAHNDFMASAASKSAIKYNIKPYIIGVDGMNVSDGGVDMVIKGLIDGTIFYPTGGEKAIQIAIAILTKEKFEKNNTLNTFRIDKSNARTIWLQGQQIQDQLSKIDKLNDHINNMSSLLTRRNTLLLLGLTLIILLIAGVIAIFISLRNKNRMNKLLDEKNKTINNQNKIITKQRDDSINLLIVAEEAKENKLRLFTDLSHEFRTIVTLITNPVNELLRTVNDESTKSKLRVLQRSSERLARLTDGILKFRNIDENKYHLVFIKGNLSEFLENIIEAFEEQAKEKNIRIISNITKNIYAEYDAGVLEKVMYNLLSNAIKYNRYEGSVSISMRSESFNILIDISDTGIGISSNDLPFIFNRFYKTINNNTSNDKIGIGLALTKELLQLHGGKITVNSVENKGTTFSIVLPQFHQTTDNFNKAESTTQAHYDAKSRPDPGLKKSVLIVEDNPDVLIVLADIISKYYGVITARNGREGLDITLKKSPDLIVSDILMPVMDGMQMCIEIKKHLATCHIPIILLTAIDSQENIIKGFEIGADAYITKPFNESLLLSNIKNLIESRENLKKFFCPSPFFRNLIEKDNNRNEDFLRKCLNNIYENLENEDYSMSTLSEKMNMSRSTLYRRIKEISSIKPVDFLKKAKLNYAAKLLTKGTIYNINEVAWRCGFNDVKYFSKCFTQEFGVNPSQYYKDWLKTQQKKYHAEESFN